The Xenopus tropicalis strain Nigerian chromosome 7, UCB_Xtro_10.0, whole genome shotgun sequence genome includes a region encoding these proteins:
- the LOC116412424 gene encoding neurotensin receptor type 1-like, with protein MNKSKSPILNDCLKHITLENESLWNESMTSNVSVETVHHLFIGAQRQEPNHIAIPATIFYSLLFFFGIMANGLSILTLMRNGRMKVSAVRFYLLSLAMADILLLLTIPITLYRYFWQYYPWALSDIVCKLYFMIRQVYCATTSWTIIAFTSERYIAICHPMWSITGLRKTRMAYLLAFIWLLSILTTIPVAIVYGESSACILDYTATSQEEAVLDSTVCEMLEPKPYIVYKSIMQTRSILFFVMPLLAIIIFHILIFHHLSLNQRQREKIGLNGTHWHFSSTHANQPQRHPFSEKKARQLMGAVVVAFFLCNFPDTASSLMQIYIENWNAHVYKVYTWLKTYLSLPLWYLNSALDPILFCISSTSFRSACWETLTTFIPWYEKSLDGPGNTNQASCVRSGVSSLVSAPSTRSTWTLNSNEGEQKEYLGQARTSDPKLLFFRHLTMMDPAECTVP; from the exons ATGAATAAATCCAAGTCTCCTATTCTAAATGACTGTCTGAAGCACATCACTTTGGAGAATGAATCTTTATGGAATGAGAGTATGACCTCCAATGTTAGTGTTGAGACAGTGCACCACCTCTTTATCGGTGCCCAACGCCAGGAACCTAATCACATTGCTATACCTGCCACAATCTTCTACAGTCTTCTTTTCTTCTTTGGTATCATGGCAAATGGCCTCAGCATCCTGACGCTTATGAGAAATGGGAGAATGAAAGTGAGCGCTGTGCGATTTTACCTTCTGAGTTTGGCCATGGCAGATATCTTGCTGCTTCTCACTATCCCAATCACCCTTTATCGATATTTCTGGCAATATTACCCCTGGGCACTCTCGGACATTGTGTGCAAACTGTATTTTATGATCCGCCAGGTCTACTGCGCAACAACCAGTTGGACCATTATTGCATTTACATCTGAGAGATATATTGCAATATGCCATCCCATGTGGTCCATCACAGGCCTCCGGAAAACCCGTATGGCATACCTTTTGGCTTTTATCTGGCTTCTGTCTATCCTCACCACCATACCTGTGGCTATAGTATATGGGGAGTCCTCGGCATGCATCTTGGACTATACCGCTACTTCTCAAGAAGAAGCTGTACTTGACTCCACAGTGTGTGAAATGTTGGAGCCAAAGCCATATATTGTTTACAAAAGCATCATGCAGACCCGTAGCATCCTTTTCTTTGTCATGCCTTTATTGGCcattattatttttcatattcTCATCTTCCACCACCTAAGTCTTAACCAGAGGCAGAGAGAGAAAATTGGGCTTAATGGAACACACTGGCATTTTTCTTCTACTCATGCGAACCAGCCCCAAAGGCACccattttctgaaaaaaaggcTCGTCAACTAATGG GCGCTGTAGTGGTggctttttttctctgcaatttccCGGACACTGCCTCATCTCTCATGCAAATCTATATTGAAAACTGGAATGCACACGTCTATAAAGTATATACCTGGCTAAAGACCTACTTATCACTTCCACTTTGGTACCTGAATAGTGCTTTGGACCCAATTTTGTTCTGTATTTCCTCTACTTCCTTTCGCAGTGCATGTTGGGAAACCCTGACCACTTTCATACCTTGGTATGAAAAATCATTGGATGGGCCAGGCAACACAAATCAAGCATCCTGTGTGAGGTCAGGGGTATCCTCTCTTGTGTCTGCGCCAAGCACCCGTTCTACATGGACCCTAAACTCAAATGAAGGTGAGCAAAAGGAATATTTGGGTCAGGCTCGTACCAGTGATCCTAAGCTTTTGTTCTTTCGCCATTTGACTATGATGGACCCAGCAGAATGCACAGTTCCTTAG